Part of the Antechinus flavipes isolate AdamAnt ecotype Samford, QLD, Australia chromosome 2, AdamAnt_v2, whole genome shotgun sequence genome is shown below.
aatgatgaatgttggaggggatgcgggaaaactgggacactgatgcattgttggtggagttgtgaacgaatccaaccattctggagagcaatctggaattatgcccaaaaagttatcaaactgtgcataccctttgatccagcagtgtttctattgggcttataccccaaagagatactaaagaagggaaagggacctgtatgaaagggacctgtatgtgccaaaatgtttgtagcagccctgtttgtagtggctggaaactggaaaatgaatggatgcccatcaattggagaatggctgggtaaattgtggtgtatgaatgttatggaatattattgttctgtaaggaatgaccagcaggatgaatacagagaggcttggagagacctacatgaactgatgctaagtgagatgagcagaaccaggagatcattatacactttgacaacaatattgtatgaggatgtattctgatggaagtggatttctatgacaaagagacctaactgagtttcaatggataaatgatggacagaaacagctacacccaaagaaggaacactgggaaacgaatgtgaactgtttgcatttttgattttcttcctgagttatttttaccttctgaatccaattctctctgtgcaacaggagaactgtttggttctgcaaatatgtattgtatctaggatatactgcaacatatttaacatatataggactgcttgccatcttgggggggggtggaaggagggaggggaaaaaatgaaacataagcgagtgcaagggataatgttgtaaaaaattaccctggcatggattctgtcaatacaaagttattattaaataaaataaaatttaaattaaaaaaagaacaataatatttcataacatccacaaaccataacttattcagctattctccaactgatggacatcctctctgtctccagtttcttgccactacaaaaagggatcccttttgttaattattttatctcATTATTCTTGACATCATTTCTGAAAATATCCCTtctttcctactcaataaatcattccttataacaaatatggaaaaaaaaaagcaatgcagACAAACCATGAGCCCACTGAAAACATCTGATAGCATATGCAATTGCTCTCACCCATAGAACCCCATCTCTTCAAAGAAAGGGGTTCCTTAATCCACTTTATACCAAGTATGTAAGTGTAAAATCAGAACTCATAGGTTATTCTTTTTCTGTACTGTCTAGTTAAAAGCTCACACCTTTTTCTGTAAGTCACCAGAACACAAGTATATGAACATGGTTATGGGAAGGAATTTTTATAGGGAGCCTATTGTGTACTGGGTATTATactaaatgatttacaaatattatttcacttgattttgGTGGCtgtttattgttcagttattctgaaataatttctttttttattttttattttatttttattttttaaataactttttattgatagaactcatgccagggtaattttttacagcattatcccttgcactcacttctgttccgatttttcccctccctccctccatcccctcccccagatggcaagcagtcctttacatgttaaataggttacagtatatactagatacaatatatgtttgcagaaccgaacagttctcttgttgcacagggagaattgaattcagaaggtagaaataatccgggaagaaaaacaaaaatgcaaatagtttatattcctctcccagtgttctttctctgggtgtagctgcttctgctgaaataatttcttattcttGTTGAAAtaatcttgtccaactcttcataaccccatttagggttttctcagtaaagatactgaggtggtttgtcatttccttctccagctcattttacagataaggaaactgaggcaaacaaggttaagagatttgtccagggtcacacagctagtgagtgtctgagacatgatttgaactcaggaagatgaatcttcctggtgctctatccactgctccacctagcggCCCATAATAACTCTGTGAGCTAGGTTCtgttattagctccattttataaccaaagaaactgaggcagagattgagTGGTTTtctcagggtcatgcagctaaataagtatctgaggctagatttgaacccagatcttgactccaggtccagcattctatctactgggcTACCTAGTTGCCAGATAAGTAGAGTAGATTTAATATGATACATAATACTACAGGATACATTTTTTTTAGAATAGAGGTTCAGTTCTACTACCAGTTACATCATGGCCCCTGATGCTACATACGGCTCAGAAATCCAGCAACAGCAGAGCATTGACTACTCCCGACTCAGCCCCAAGCCCAGACAACAAAATCTGGTCCTGAAACAGCCCGCTTTTCTGAGCTTCTCTTTGCTATCCCTTGCCCTGACCTTTTCACTGTCTCCTTACCAGACCCTGGACAAGACTGTGGAACACCTGGAGTCTGAAGTAAAGAACCTGCTTAACCTGATGAATGCGATAGCCTGGAACTTGCCCCCAGAGCCTGGGAGCCCCACGGAGAACTTCTTAGGAGACGGTGTGTGTCCCCCGACCGATGCCCCGGATGCTCTGGCTCCAGCTTAGCCTCCCGTTTTTATCCCAAGCACAGCTCCAGCTGGAACTGAATGAGTCTCAAGGCTCTGGGGGTAAAAAGTGGGAGGAATAAggaataataatgatggtgatagcTAGCATCTGCTGGGTCCCTGGCATTGTGCTTTGcaaatatcccatttgatcctcacactcCATGAGGTTGGTTgatgtcctttgttcttgaagaagaccaaaatgacatcaccgTGTGGGGATCAGCGGGCAGTGTGTCCAGCTGTGGCTGAGCAGACTTTTgtgagctcagaaggctctatcacaggtcaggcacaaatagtccgtatgaacatttggaatggagagaTCTCTAAAGTTACACAGgccgtatttttttttttttttgactcaccccgaggtcagtgctattattgtccccaatttacagttgaggaaattgaggtaaactaAGGGTAAATaccttgctcaaggtcacatagttagtgagAGTCTCAGgcaggtggtttttttttttttttttttttttagttaaaacttttcatttttaaaacatatacataattttcaacattcacccttgcaatatcttgtgttccaaatttttccttccttatccccacccccttcccctagacaaacacataacccaatatatgttcaacatgtgtgattctatacatatttccacaattatcatgctgcacaaggaaaatcagatcccTAGTGTAGAAACTCTTTTTAGAAATACAGAATAGCCTCTCTTTAGTAATTTGGAGTTCACAGCTCTGAGAGGATCAAACAGATGGGATCGGTCAGAAACAAGACTTTaactcagtttttcttgataCCAAAACCCAGCTGGCACCCACTCTGCCAAATTACCTCTCTCTGCCTTTACTTCTGGAAATGTTAGCTCGAGCTCGAGGGCTGGGAAGGCACTAAGACGTTACCATTCCTGCTGTCAACAGGAGGAAAACTAGACATGACTGGATCTTGCCGTCTCTTCAGCTTTGCTGATGAGCAAGGGAAGCTCCCGGCAGACAAGGAAGAGGAtgcagggggaggggagatgtGGTAAGCCTCAGTGAGGATCTCAATCAGCCCTGTGGTCTGGTCTTGCTCCTCCTGATCGCCCTTCTTCATGCATCATTCCCTTCCCCAATTCCCTGAACTACCTGTCTGCTCCTCGTGTTCTCTCTGTAGCCAAGAGGTACACCCAAAGACATCTCCCAAAAGAGTTTGAGGAATATCTGGGGAAAAGGAGTTACCTATGGAGACAAGTTAGACAAGATCTGCTCCTGACACTCTAGACTacctgcaggggtcctcaaactttttaagggggccagttcactgtccctcagattgttggagggccggactatagtaaaaataaaacctttgttttgtgggcctttaaataaagaaacttcatagccctgggtgagggggataaatgtcctcaactgctgcatctggcccgcggcccatagtttgaggacccctgatgtCTAGACCCTTAGCTCAGAGTCCAAAATGTGACTGATGGATCCccaaagagaacagaagaaaataggaatatGATCTTCAGCAAACCTGTGGCATGGATGACAGGATTGGCTTCCTAGTGCCCTGGaaatttcccctcctcctttcaccttctcttttcttcccacctCCTTAACAAAATCTTCTCTTAAGGGAGAGATCTCATTAATACCTTATATGATGGAGTGAATTAAAATCTGTGAGTCCTCTCTTGGGAGAGTTTGCATCTAAAATCTGTGTCTGATATTGAGCCCAAAGGGAAGGATACCATTTGGGTACTGGTGGGGAACAAGACCAGAAGGTTAACTGGATGCAAGTTTTCCATTCTAGGGACATTCATTTTAGCTCAAGAACACACAGGAGTTGGAAGGGGTTCTTCCCAATAGGGATTTTTGCAAATTTAGACACCCACCCAGTCTTCTACCCACAGACATTCAATGGGCTTTTCCTTCTGTGCTGATGCTGTTTCCACCAACCATGAGACCTCTTGTTTCTTACAGAATCCCTATGAGCACCAAGACGATTTGGGGCTGAAGGCAGCAGTGGCTCCACGGCATTTTGGATAACTCACCCCCCAAGTGTTTTCATCCACTTGGACATATGTTAGAAAAGGTTGCTGTGTAATAAATGTGTCTCGTACTGTGAATGAACTGGAAGATTGTTGTATTGTTGCAACAAGCCACAAGTCCAATGGTTCCCTATTTTACTTTTATCTCCATTTGGTTTGCTGGATCAGTCAGATTCATATCCTCCATATTGTTCAAGGAAATCATCTTCATCCCGCAGTCTAGAACTCTAAAATGTAACCCAAAGATCTGTAGGCTAAATACTGAATCTGATCTGTACTGCCTTTAGGATCTTTAGCACACAAACTTCTCTGGATCTATGCTTGCTTCAATTGTAAAAATGGCTTAATGTCCAAATTCTTCCTCCTTGGTATCAGTGGGGGCCTTGATGGGGACAATCCATATCTTGTAGATTAGTGATTAACACCTCAGAGGCATGAGGAGACTGTCCCAGGGTTACATGAGATTTAGGGGATTCAAATTTCAAGCTATATTAGGTCCAGAGTCTGGTGGATAGATATAGTGGCTTGGATAGAAGTTAGAAGGGTGAGTAAAAAGGATAATAAGAAAAACCTGGAGGCCCTCGGGAGAAGCTGACAAGAGCTGAGATAATGGAAGAAAAGGTTGCAGCAAATTAAACTGCTTAGAAGGTGAGGAGATAGAGGCAGGAGATCCTGACGGAAGAGAAAGGGTGATTTGGGAAATAATTGGCCCAAAGGAAAGTATTGGGTATTCTGGAAAGGGTTTCATAGGCTCCATCACTGCCAAAAGTTATCCATTGCACAAAAGATCAAAAGTCCCCTACAAAGATGTTTAGATACACAAAAGTTAGTTATTTCTTGGATACTAAGAAGGattaatagagaaagagagagtggaaTTGGAGAGGAGAGATAGGAAAggcaaaagagggaaagaaaagaaatggcagaTCTTTGATCTGCCATGAGACTGTCTGGGTATCTTGGGATAAAATCTCTGTATGTGAAACAGGGTGATTGAATCATTAAAAGCTCCTTAACTATATAGTTCATTTATTATAATAGTCCAGTGGTTCTAAACATTTTTTGGTTCTTCCATCTTTCAATAACAAGAGTTGTGAACCCTATGGATAATTTAATGAtacttataatattcttttagatttattaagtgcttgcaaTAATTTCTTGCCCTTCCCAAAGTTCCAAACAaaaatttgtattatataattctataattatgGAAACTCTAAACATAAAATTCATGAACTGTAActatataattacaaatattttatgagACATTCTGTAAGAATTCATTCAGCAAGATCATATGTGCTGACTATTTTCTGCAAACTTCATGTTATAAACTTAGGTAAATGTAAATAGAATTGTAATGATCCAAGTTCTTTAAACATAAGGAAGATATTTAACATTATAATCACACATAAACTTAAAtgttgtacttaaaaaaaaatttgaacaaaggCTTCCAATATTTGGCTCAACACTAGGCATAAAGATTTGTTTACacattgtttatttaaaataagaaaatgaaaatgcttattttcacaaatatgtagagaaaatgGTAGAATTTTACAAGCTCTCTTGCTGagatggaaattaattttttatttctagtcAACAATGTACAGGCTATCACTTTAAAGTGATTTTCATAGTCCAAGATCCATTGATAggtcaatttaattttctttttcatccatgTCATTTAATCAGTCAAATATAAAAGCCACATCAAATGTATCATAAGTCCAATTAAATGTATTAGGAATTTCAGGGAATTATTCATCGGAAGTCACTTCTAAAAATTTCATTCACTTCTGACTGCCATGATAACATAATCCAAAGATAGTTCACTTTTTAATAAGATTATGTAATATCACAGAGCCCAGTACTATTCTTAATTATGTGGTTCCAAAATTATGTGGTGTCTTAATCATACTTTTTACTTCGTCTTGAACGTGAAATgtttccattctctctctgtaATGTGTTgagttcattcattttttaaaaagacgtCTGCTAAATATGCTAATTTTGGTAACCATGTCATCTGGCATGTACACTCAGGTAAAAAGGATGTGGAGTGAAGACAGCCAACTCTTCTCTAATTCCAAATAGGTGAGTAATAACCCAGACACGGAAGTCACCTAACATCTATCTGTGAGTGTTAGAAATGTTCTATGACCATGACACCATTAAATAATGTTTAGCACAAACCTTTCAGGCCATTGGGGGGCAGTGGTGGTGGTTGTGAAACACTAAATGGGAATCACTGATGTGAGTTTAAATTTTAACTtcaagtgaaaaaacaaaacaaaacacagattCAACTCTTGGTTTTCTTACTGACTAACTGCATGACCTTGGGGTAATCATGACCATTCATGACTGAATGACCATTTAGCCTGAGAAACCTGTAAAGAATAATTACTCCTTGCATAATCTACCCCAGAAGGTTGTTTTGAGAAATTGTTGTAGATTCTTAAAATTACCATACAGGATTTGCTATTTTACTTTGTAAGACAACAGGCCTCTGTCTCGAATCCCAAGTCTCataatttagaaaaccacattaactttttattctatcttatttatcaagtatttcccaattaattttaACTTGGTTCTGCAGCACTGAGGAGTATTTAACATATCTGCACTACCAGATGGCCTGGTTCAGACCTTGGggcttccttccttattttacagattaaaagcACTCAAATATGAAGAGCTTTtagttttacaaaattatttcctgacaataaccctgtgagacaggataataaaagtattattcccattttacagatgagaaaacttagggtcacaaaatttaaataactccTTAATGGCCATACAGTAATTATCAGAACCAAGATTTGAATTGAAATGTCCAGGCTTTGAATCCCTCACCGCTGGGCAGAAAACAGAACTGATCTCAGCTAGGAAAAGCTTATTATTGCTGGTGTCCCCAGTTCTTTTTCAAGGGTCATACTCTAAACTAATCTAAACATTCTACATATGGTCTGACCAGGAAATGGGATCCAGATTGAGTCATTCTGAACTCTCTATGTTTACTAATTAAGACTAAGACCAAATTTGCCATTTGGGCAGGCACACATCATTATCATGGACTCATTTTCAATCTTCAATGAACCAAGCCCCTCCCCCAACTTTTATTTTCACTCAAACTGCTAGTCATTGGGTCTATTATTATCCTTTAGTTCTGCAACTATTAAAATCTAAGAATAGGACCCTTCATTTACTGGTTTCAAATTTCACCCAATGGGTCATGATCCTATCATCCAGTGCTTTCATTTCAGTTGTGTATTATCTTTAAATTTAATAAGTATATACCATTTATGCTTTCATCAGACACTCATTAAAATATTCAGTAAGGGGGTAACGCAGTTTGGGTAATGATCCCTGCAGAATACCAGTAAAGACCTCTTTCCATTCATTGAAGACTATTTAATTATGCTATTACATAGCTTTCACGTTGTTCAAAGGAATACGGAAAGATCTTGTCAGATGCCTCCTTAAAAACCAGATGCATTTTGTTTATATCAATACCTTACCCTACTAATCTATGTGACTCTGTCCACTCCCCAACCCCACAAAGTTAGTGATGGCTGTTTGGCATGAATTGGGCTGATTAATACCTCAATGACCACTTCTAAGTGTTCTTAATGCTAGAATTTTGCCAGGGATTGACCTCACATTCTCTGATCTAATTTACAGAATCCATCTCCCCATGTTTTATGAAATAGTAAGCTTGGACTATTGTAATACAAtccaaatttaataataatataagtaatACCGAATAAAGGTAGGTGTGCCTTTCACAAGAATCTCCTGACTAAATCTATCCTCCATTCTTTAGCCTAAGTAATCTTTCTAATGAGCAAGCCAGCAGATAGACAGAATAATAGAGCAGGTCTATGTCACCTGCCTCATCCccactactcaataaattccagcgGCTTCTGAtcatcttcaggatcaaatataaaattctttggcaCACAGCCCTTTAATCCTGATTCTCACccatctttccaggtttctctcccacccccaatgCCACCGAGGTATCCCAATGCCAAGCATTTTCACCAGCTGTTTCCCATGTCTTCATCTCTGCTTCCCCAGCTCATTCTGTCTTTAACAAGTGGTTTGAACTTCTTGAGAAAATCAG
Proteins encoded:
- the PLAC9 gene encoding placenta-specific protein 9 isoform X3; protein product: MKQVKNAAVQPFRSSPGNADKRMKWCDEHKAFHDRLDIVEETLDKTVEHLESEVKNLLNLMNAIAWNLPPEPGSPTENFLGDGGKLDMTGSCRLFSFADEQGKLPADKEEDAGGGEM